Within the Echinicola sp. 20G genome, the region GGACTCACCAAAAGTGTAATCAATGCAAATAGTAAAATCCATAAAAGAAATTTCATCGTTACCTTGGGTTTAACACAGTTTTAAATAAATTATTTTCCATTTCATTTTTGGAGTACAAGCTCATATTAAGGTATTCTCCTCTGGCCCATTTATCGATCATGTTTGCATAAAATCTACTGCCGGGGTTACCGGATTGCCCTCCAGGGTAGATCCCCTGTGCCTTTACATCTTCGCCCAATTCCACTAACATTCTCCAACTTGCACCATGTCTTTCACTTGTCGCATTAATGATACTTCTCCCCCCTCCCGTATGCACACTATCATAGCTAAAGGCTTTAAAATTGGGAACCAAATGTTGGATGCTGGTATGCTTATACTTTGACCAGGACAATTCCTTTCCCTCTTCACTTAACTTACCCCATTCTTCAACTGTCGCTTCAAATGAACTTTGAATTTGTTCTTTTGCGGTTTCTAATTTCGCTGAAGTGTTTGGATCATCAAACACACTGTCCATAGGATAATCAATTATAAATCTTGAAGTTATATAATTATTTGGGTAAACAATCGGCTTTCCTTTTTGGTCCAGTTTTGACCAAATACTTGCTCTTAGCTTTGACCACCAAATATTAAAAATAGTTGGCCCAGTCACACCAGGATCAGCATAAAAATCCCAGTTCGATAAAGAATCAATAAGCATTTGTGCATCTTCACTGAAAACTTTTGTGGAATCCTCTTGCAAATAACGCATCATTATCGGAAGCACCTCCGCTGCATGAAGGTCATAATCATCAAACTGCATGACTTTCATATCCTCCAAAGTAATATTATCCATACTTTGGAGAAGTGAATTAATCCTCCTGTTCCTGTAATGCTCAAAGCTATTGTCAAAGACATAATAAGGATAATCTTTCCCAACGGAATACTGATTGGCTGAACTGACAAAACCTCTTTCAGGGTTCAAAGTTGAAGGGTTTTGATTATTGGGAATGTATCCACTCCACTCAAATGCAGGATTGTTCCCATCCATTAAGTACTTGCCCTGTTCTGGCCACTTCAAGGGAAACTTTCCTTGAACTTTCATGGCGATGTCCCCATTCTTTGCAGCAAAGACAAAATTCTGAGCAGGTGAGGTAAAATTGTCCAATGCAGCCAAATAATCTCTATGGCTCTTTGCCTTGTTAAGCAGCAGAAAAGTCTTTTGCTCATTGGAACCTTCATGAGCGGTCCATTTCAAAGCAAAGTTCCGTTTTTGATCGTTTGGTTTAAAAGTCCTATCATACATAACAGGACCATAATGGGTATAGATCACCGTATCCATATAAGCAGAATCCCCTTTAACTTCTATGGACTCTAGTCTAAGGGTGCTTTGGATCCACTGATCATTATAGCGGTACTCCAACCTGTTTTTATCCTTGAATTCAATGGAATACCAATCTCTTACATCCCTGGTAGCATTGGTTACTCCCCAGGCAATATCTTCATTAAATCCACTGATGACCCCCAATGCCCCTGGGAGTGTCGCTCCTTTAACCGTATATTCCGGGGTACTCAGCTGCATCACGTACCATAAGCTAGGAAGGTTAAGTCCCAAATGTGGGTCATTGGCTAAAATGGGATTGCCACTTCTGGTCTTAGAACCATCTACAGCCCAGTTATTAGACCCAACGCCAGGTTCAGGGCTTGAGATAGGTTCAATCAAAAGTGAAAAATCCGGATATTTTAAACCTGCAGGCTTCTCTATTTCTAAAGGCTGAAAATTCCAAACATGGTCTACTTCTATAACAGGGTCATTATCTTCTGTATAATCGGGAAAAAGCTTGTTCATGGTACTTTCTCCTACCTTAGCCCTTAAATTGGTATATTCAATATCCTTGTCTCCTACCAACATATCGGCCATATACTTCAATAAAAGCACCGTTTTGTAAGCACTCCATTTCTCTGGCCTATAATCCAGGATCTTGTATTCTACAGGAAGGTCTGCAAGCCTCAAATGTTCTATATATAGATTGACCCCTTCACTGTATGCTTCTATCAGCTCTAATGTCTCCGGGCTATTATCAGCCAGAAATTGTAACCCCATTTCCGCCCCATATCCTAGTCCTTTTCTCCTCTGTGTTCGATCAAAATCTATAGCTTGTATCCCAACTATTTCGGATATTCTTCCTGCTGCTGCCCTCGTTTGAAACTCCATTTGCCAAAGACGATGCTGAGCGGTTACATATCCTTGTGCCAGCATTAGGTCTTTATCGTTTTGTGCAAAAAGATGAGGAATCAAATTTTCGTCGTAGACCACCTCCACAGGAGCGGACAGTCCTTCAAGATCAATTTTTTTCTTGGCTTTTTCATCTTCACTGTAAGAGTTCTGCCAAAAACCATGATAAGGATCCAGCAAATAGCCTAAAGGAGGAACCTGCCCAATGTTTACAGAAAGACCTACTGCTAATACAAGAGTAACTAGTAAAACAATTAAAAATCCGAAGTATTTCATAAAATATACCTTCTTTGGGTGATTCCAGGTAATTAGATATCCGAATTTAATCCATTATAGTATAATTTCAATTGATTAAAGCAGGAATATTTGATGTTATACCAAAACTCAACCCATAAAAAAATAAAAATAACATCTTTTTCACCTATTTAAAATGCAAAAAGCTTTGGAGGAAACATCCAAAGCTTTTTTATTATTATCCTGATTAAATCAATTAGTTTATAGTGATAGGCAGTTTAAGTTTTTCCCACCTCACGATCAGTCCTGGTTCCTCCACTGAAATCAAAAGCTGTTCTTGGTTGGTATCAAGCCATTCCGGAGTCACCTTCACTCTTAACACATCATTTTCCTCTTTATACTGGTAATGGCCATGCTCTAAATTCCATTCAGAATTAAAAATCACTGTCCAGTCACCTTCCTTCTGAGGAATAGTAAACAAAGAATACTTGCCAGCAGGCAAGGCTTCACCCTCTACCGTTACGTCATCTGAAAAATTCAGATAAGTAGCTTCATTGGCACCGGTTCTCCATACTTCTCCATATGCTTCTAAGTCTCCCCAAATGGCCCTACCTTTTACGGAAGGGGCTCCATATTGGACTGAGATGGTTTTCCCTCCAATTTCTCCCTCAGCAGTTTTTAATGGGCTAGCTCTTTCTTCCTCCTGCATTTCCATAGCTTCCGTTTCTTCGTTTTGGACGTTTTCACTCTTCTCGGCCCCACCACAGACACTCAACAAAGCTCCCGCAGAAATTAATATTAATAAAAATAAAGCGTCAAACTTTTTCATAAATTTTGAAATTGATTTAAAACGAATTTAAGCATTTTTTCAACATCCAATCACAATCCGTCTATTAATTCGAAATGAACATTCTAATTTATTTGTTGACAAAATATAGCGACTTATCTCACTAATTTTTCACTCAACATAAACCAAGCACTTTAAGTCACTTCAAATCAACCAGATCAGAAAGTATATTATTACCATTGGTATCAATACATTTTATATTTTACCATTAACATTACCCAATTATAACAGCAAGGCATTATTTTCCTTGTAATTCCCTTAATCATAACCTATTTTCGCTAACATTTATACGATGTACATATGCGCTATCTTGTAATTCTCGTTTTTTTACTATCTGTAATACTTTTTTTCTGCGTGAATATTTCCCCAGAACAGCTACCCTATGCGGGATTGGTCCCCATGTTTATCCCTGTTTTTTTGATCATTAACTTTATCCTCCTTATTCTATTAATTTTTGCCAAGAAAAAAATATTGGTGCTTCCTCTTGCTGCCATCTTGATAGGTTGGAAATTCATAGGTGTAACCCTTCAGTTCAATAATGACTCTACTGATGAAAAGGGGCTTTCTGTATTGAGCTATAATGCCCATATGTTCAGTTACGAAAAATACAAAGCGAATGATCCCAAAGTAGTGCCTAACATTTTTAATTGGATTCGTGAACAAGACGTGGACATTATGGGATTTCAAGAATTTTATCAGGATTATACCACTCCTGCCAGAAATGCCATCAAACAAATCAGTAATGAGGGCAAATACAATTACTCTGCCCAATCTGTAGAGGAAAAATCCGGAAGGCGTTTCTTTGGTTTAGCGATCTTCACTAAACACCCCATTATCAATGAAGGTAAAATTTTCGACAATAGAAAAACCAATGGAGCCATGTTCATTGATATCACCGTCAACAAAGACACCATTAGGGTTTATAATGTCCACCTTGAATCCATGAGTATTCCTGCAGACCAGTTGGATAATATCGATGGAATAAAAGAAAATTACCGCAAAACTTGGCGTAGGCTTAACAGAGGAATGGTCAACCGTGCCAAGCAAGTAACAGTATTGACCGACCATATCAAAAACAGCCCTTACCCAGTAATTCTTATGGGAGACTTTAATGATGTGCCCTATAGCTATACTTATTTTACAGTAAGATCGATATTGGAAAATACCTTTGAGACCATAGGAAATGGATTTGGATTTACATTTAACAAAGTGCTTTTCTTTTTGCGGATTGACAACATCTTCTATAGTGATCAACTGACCCCAATCCGATTTAACACACTCAGGGAGGTTGACTATTCAGACCACTACCCCATTGAAGCTGTTTTCCAGCTAAACCCTCTGATCAAGGCTGTTCCTCAACCTTTGGACACTGACCAGTAATTTAAACATTCCAAAACCTTTGATAAGCGGTTTAGGTCTTATTTACTTTTTATTTTACTTTTGACAATTGGAAAAAATTATAACTATGAGATTAATTTGGTCAAAAGCATTGTTTGGCCTTTGTTTTCTTAGCGTGCTAAGTGCAAAAGCCCAAACAGACAGATGGCAACAAGCCGTTAAATATGAAATGGATGTCGAAATGGACGTCGACAAAAACCAATATGAAGGGCATCAAAACCTTGAATACACCAACAACTCACCAGACACGCTACACCGTGTTTTCTACCACCTTTACTACAATGCCTTCCAGCCTAACAGCATGATGGATGTAAGGTCAAGGACCATTGCAGATCCTGATGGAAGGGTGAAAGACCGCATTGCCAATTTAACACCCGATGAAATCGGTTACCTAAAGGTGAAATCATTGAAAATGGATGGCAAAAGTGCAGACATCGAACATGTGGGCACTATCTTGGAGGTAAACCTACCGAAGCCCATCCTTCCTCACAGCACCGTTAACTTTTCTTTGGATTTTGAAGGACAAGTGCCTCTTCAGATCAGAAGATCGGGGCGTGACAACAAAGAAGGTGTTCGCTATTCCATGTCGCAGTGGTACCCAAAAATGGCCAATTACGATGATCAGGGTTGGCATGCCAACCCATATATCGGCAGGGAATTTTATGGCATTTGGGGAGACTTTGATGTTAAAATAACCATTGACAAATCATACATTCTTGGAGGAACCGGATACCTTCAAAACCCAGAAGAAATTGGATATGGCTATGAAGAGGAGGGGCAAAAAGTAAAACAGCCTCGAGGAAAAACATTGACCTGGCACTTCCATGCCCCTCAAGTTCATGACTTCATGTGGGCAGCTGACCCTAACTATACGCATGATAAAATGGTCATGGACAACGGTATCACTATTCATCATTTATATATCAAAGGTGAAAAAACAGCCAACAACTGGAAGAAACTGATGGAATACACTCCACAGTCAATGGCTTACTTAAGTGAACATTTCGGGCAATATCCTTATAAACAATACTCTGTCATCCAAGGTGGTGATGGAGGCATGGAATACCCGATGTCTACTTTGATCACTGGAGAAAGAACACTCCCAAGCTTGGTGGGTGTTATGGTTCATGAAATGGCCCATAGCTGGTTCCAAGGTGTTTTAGCCACCAATGAATCATTGTACCCATGGATGGATGAAGGCTTCACTACTTTCGCTACAAATGTAACCATGAACAATATTTTCTCTAAAGAGCCTTCCAAATCCCCTCAGGCTGGCTCCTATAGAGGGTACATAAGACTGGCCACTTCAGGAAAGGAAGAGCCTATGACCACGCACTCTGATCATTACCATACCAACTTTGCCTATGGTTCTGCCGCTTACTCAAAAGGAGCCGTATTCTTGGGGCAATTAGGCTATATCATTGGCGAGGAAAACCGTGACAAAGCCATGCTGAAATATTTCAACGATTGGAAATTCAAGCACCCTAAAACCAATGACATCGTCCGTGAAATGGAAAAGCAAAGTGGACTGGAATTGGATTGGTATAAAGAGTATTGGGTAAATAGCACTAAAACCATTGACTATTCAGTATCATCTGTTGAAGCTTCTGATAACGGGACCAAGATAACATTACAAAGAGATGGTCTGATGCCTATGCCAATTGATTTGGTAATCACCTATCAAGACGGCTCCCAAGAAATGGTCTACCTTCCTTTAGTGATACAAAGAGGAAACAAGCCTGAAGAAGCTGGGATGCCAGAACGCATCAAAACACAAAGGTGGCCTTGGACCAATATCACTACTGAAGTAAATTTGGACAAAGATTTCAACACCATAAAAAGTGTGGAGATTGACCCAAGTCAAAGAATGGCAGATATCAATAGAGACAATAATAGTTTTACCTTGGAAGAAGAGTGATGGGGATTATCTAAAAGATAAAGCTCAATTTACTTTGATTTAAGATGATTGAAGTATCATTGGACATACAAAGAGTAGGTTCGATATTTATAAAAACAAGAGAGGCATCCTAAGGATGCCTCTCTTGTTTCATCCAGTAATAACAGCCTAAATAGACTAAGATTTTTCTACAGTCAATACATCTTTCTCTTTACCTTAATTTAGGAATATTATTTCTCCCAGCTTTAATTGATTACGATGGAAACCACAAATAATAGTGGATGGAAGCTCGTCGAAGTTTAAAAACTAAAAGTGGATCAAATAAAAGTTCTGGGGGAGTAATTCAAGTATAAACTTTGTTATCCCCAACCCTGAATTTATTTTAAACCACAAATGAATATTAGGTCAAACCAGCTTTGATTAGCTAGTATTCTTATCTTTTCAACCTTTCAGTTTGACAACTACAATTCTATTCATTGAATGATTGTACCCTATAAAATAAAAACCTCCGAGACATTGCCCCGGAGGTTTTAACACTTAAAAAACCACCAACCTTTAAATAAATCTACATAAACTATTTTTTGCGAATAGCTATATTGATCTTATCTGCCAATAAATACATGACAGGTACTATTACTAACGTCAAAAAGGTTGCAAAGGTTAGACCAAATATTACAGTCCAAGCCATTGGCCCCCAAAAATCTGCATTATCACCTCCTACATAAAACTGAGGATCAAATGATGATAGTAATGTAAAGAAGTCAATATTCATTCCTATCGCCATTGGAATCAATCCCAAAATGGTTGTAATCGCTGTCAGCAACACGGGGCGAAGACGGGTTTTACCTCCTTCTACTATACTTCCCACCACCTCACTGTATGGCAAATGATCATCAGGATCTATGTTCAATTCAGCACGTCTACGCTGCCTTACGAGATTGGTATAGTCAATCAACACAATTGCATTGTTTACCACGACCCCTGCCAGTGAGATAATTCCAATACCAGTCATGATCACTACGAAGTCCATATTGAAAATGGAAAGCCCCAAGAATACACCAATGGTACTCAAAAGAACTGAACACATGATAATGAAAGGTGTCATCAGGGAATTAAACTGTGCCACAATGATCAAGAAGATGGCCGCCACCGCAATAATCATCGCGTTCATCAAGAAAGCCATTGACTTGGCCTGCTCCTCTTGCTCTCCGGTAAACTTCAGGTCTATACCGTCCGGTAATTCATAATCTGAAAGTAAGGTCTTGATTCTCTCCACAATTTCATTGGCATTGTAGCCTTCATCCACATTCGAATAAATTGTAATCACCTTATCCAAATCTTTTCTCTTTACCGAACCATAGGTAGAACTGTACTCCACATCGGCCACAGAGGTAATTGGAATATTGCGACGGTTACCAAATTTATCCATGAAGAAAATCTTCTTGTTGACCAAAGCATCCACGTCATAACGGTACTTGTCTGCCAATCTCAACTCAATAGGATAATCATCTTCACCTTCTTTGTATTTAGAAACTTCAAACCCAAACAGTGCGGTTCTTAATTCATTGGCAATCGTATAGGTGGAAAGTCCAAACCTTCTGGCTTTGTCCCTGTCAATGTTTACTATCAATTCCGGCTTGCCTGTTTCCAAATCCATCTTCAATTCTTCAATACCTTGGATATTGGCTGCATTGATAAACTCGCGGATATTCTCCACTTCTCCCACTAGCTGATCATAATCTTCCCCACTGACCTCGATATTGATCGGCTTGCCTACTGGTGGACCATTTTGCTCCTTATCAACAGTGATTTGAACACCTGGGTATTTGGCCATGGCCTCACGAAGCTCCTGCATGATCTCGGAAGTATTCTTGCCATTTCTGTATTGATATTCCACAAAACTCACCGTCAACATTGCCTTATGGGGTGTCACGCCCATACTTGGTCCCTCAGAAGGATCACTGGTTCCCTCTCCTACCTGAGCAATAAATGCTTCCACAATATCTCGATGTGGCTCGATCATTTTGATTACCTCATCCTCAACTTTCTTACTGAAGCTATTAGTTGCCTCAATGTCGGTACCTATAGGGTATTCAATAAAGATATTAATGTAATTTGGATCACTGCTTGGGAAAAACTCCACTTGTGGGGCCCTTACCATCAAAAGTCCCAAAGACAAAATCAATACCCCAAACATTCCAAAAAAGAAAGCATATGGCTTTCTACCTGATAAGGCAAAACTTAGTGTTTTCTCATATCCTTCTTCTAGCTTCACCAAGAATACAACCTGGAACCATCGGATAGCCTTCTTCATAAACAAGGCGTTCATCAATGTAATCAAGGTGGCCAAAAGCAGAATATTGGCTACGGTATATATTCTAAGAACATAGCAAATCGCAGCAATGGTCAACAAAGTTCCTGCGATAACAAAGGATCTTCTTTTCGGCTTGACATTGTCCAGATTTTGGATTTTCATATACATAGCCGTAACCACTGGATTGATCACCAAACCTACAAACAAGGAAGATGACAATACAATGATCAAGGTTATCGGCAAATACTTCATAAACTCGCCCATAATACCCTGCCAGAAAGCCAATGGCACAAAGGCAGCTACTGTGGTAGCCGTGGAAGTAATGATTGGCCAAGCCACTTCACCCACTCCTTCTTTAGCTGCTACGATAGGTGACTTACCTTCTTGCATCAATCGGTAGATATTCTCTACTACCACAATTCCATTGTCCACCAACATCCCTAGGGCTAGAATCATGGAGAAAAGCACCATCATGTTAAGCGTCACCCCAAAGGCATTCAGTACCATAAAGGAGATAAACATGGAGAGAGGAATGGCTATTCCTACAAAGAGTGCGTTCCTGAATCCTAAGAAGAACATCAACACCAAAATCACCAAAATCACCCCAGAAATAATACTGTTTTCCAAGTTGGCCACCATGCTTCGGGTAAACTTGGACTGGTCATTCGTAATACTCACTTTCAGGTCTGACGGAAAATGGTTGGCCTTAGCTTCTTCAATGATCTCCTTGATCTTATCACTCGCATCCAAAAGGTTTTCTCCTCCTCTTTTAACCACGTTCACGGTCACTACTGGCAGTTTAGATGCCCTGGCATAACTTTCCCTCTCCTTATAAGTGTCCTTTACTGTTGCAACATCCTTGAGGTAAACAATATTGTTACCTTCATTTTTAACGATGATATCATTCAGCTCGGAGGGATCATTAAATTCACCTGTCACCCTTAAAGCTCTTCTAAAATCACCACTCAAAATATTACCACCTGAAATGGTAACATTCTCCGCAGATATGGCGTCTGAAATATCTCCAAAGCTTACTTCCATGGCTTCCATCTTGAAAAGGTCCGCATCCACACGAATCTCTCTGTCAATGG harbors:
- a CDS encoding M1 family metallopeptidase, producing MRLIWSKALFGLCFLSVLSAKAQTDRWQQAVKYEMDVEMDVDKNQYEGHQNLEYTNNSPDTLHRVFYHLYYNAFQPNSMMDVRSRTIADPDGRVKDRIANLTPDEIGYLKVKSLKMDGKSADIEHVGTILEVNLPKPILPHSTVNFSLDFEGQVPLQIRRSGRDNKEGVRYSMSQWYPKMANYDDQGWHANPYIGREFYGIWGDFDVKITIDKSYILGGTGYLQNPEEIGYGYEEEGQKVKQPRGKTLTWHFHAPQVHDFMWAADPNYTHDKMVMDNGITIHHLYIKGEKTANNWKKLMEYTPQSMAYLSEHFGQYPYKQYSVIQGGDGGMEYPMSTLITGERTLPSLVGVMVHEMAHSWFQGVLATNESLYPWMDEGFTTFATNVTMNNIFSKEPSKSPQAGSYRGYIRLATSGKEEPMTTHSDHYHTNFAYGSAAYSKGAVFLGQLGYIIGEENRDKAMLKYFNDWKFKHPKTNDIVREMEKQSGLELDWYKEYWVNSTKTIDYSVSSVEASDNGTKITLQRDGLMPMPIDLVITYQDGSQEMVYLPLVIQRGNKPEEAGMPERIKTQRWPWTNITTEVNLDKDFNTIKSVEIDPSQRMADINRDNNSFTLEEE
- a CDS encoding DUF2911 domain-containing protein; its protein translation is MKKFDALFLLILISAGALLSVCGGAEKSENVQNEETEAMEMQEEERASPLKTAEGEIGGKTISVQYGAPSVKGRAIWGDLEAYGEVWRTGANEATYLNFSDDVTVEGEALPAGKYSLFTIPQKEGDWTVIFNSEWNLEHGHYQYKEENDVLRVKVTPEWLDTNQEQLLISVEEPGLIVRWEKLKLPITIN
- a CDS encoding endonuclease/exonuclease/phosphatase family protein, whose product is MNISPEQLPYAGLVPMFIPVFLIINFILLILLIFAKKKILVLPLAAILIGWKFIGVTLQFNNDSTDEKGLSVLSYNAHMFSYEKYKANDPKVVPNIFNWIREQDVDIMGFQEFYQDYTTPARNAIKQISNEGKYNYSAQSVEEKSGRRFFGLAIFTKHPIINEGKIFDNRKTNGAMFIDITVNKDTIRVYNVHLESMSIPADQLDNIDGIKENYRKTWRRLNRGMVNRAKQVTVLTDHIKNSPYPVILMGDFNDVPYSYTYFTVRSILENTFETIGNGFGFTFNKVLFFLRIDNIFYSDQLTPIRFNTLREVDYSDHYPIEAVFQLNPLIKAVPQPLDTDQ
- a CDS encoding penicillin acylase family protein; translated protein: MKYFGFLIVLLVTLVLAVGLSVNIGQVPPLGYLLDPYHGFWQNSYSEDEKAKKKIDLEGLSAPVEVVYDENLIPHLFAQNDKDLMLAQGYVTAQHRLWQMEFQTRAAAGRISEIVGIQAIDFDRTQRRKGLGYGAEMGLQFLADNSPETLELIEAYSEGVNLYIEHLRLADLPVEYKILDYRPEKWSAYKTVLLLKYMADMLVGDKDIEYTNLRAKVGESTMNKLFPDYTEDNDPVIEVDHVWNFQPLEIEKPAGLKYPDFSLLIEPISSPEPGVGSNNWAVDGSKTRSGNPILANDPHLGLNLPSLWYVMQLSTPEYTVKGATLPGALGVISGFNEDIAWGVTNATRDVRDWYSIEFKDKNRLEYRYNDQWIQSTLRLESIEVKGDSAYMDTVIYTHYGPVMYDRTFKPNDQKRNFALKWTAHEGSNEQKTFLLLNKAKSHRDYLAALDNFTSPAQNFVFAAKNGDIAMKVQGKFPLKWPEQGKYLMDGNNPAFEWSGYIPNNQNPSTLNPERGFVSSANQYSVGKDYPYYVFDNSFEHYRNRRINSLLQSMDNITLEDMKVMQFDDYDLHAAEVLPIMMRYLQEDSTKVFSEDAQMLIDSLSNWDFYADPGVTGPTIFNIWWSKLRASIWSKLDQKGKPIVYPNNYITSRFIIDYPMDSVFDDPNTSAKLETAKEQIQSSFEATVEEWGKLSEEGKELSWSKYKHTSIQHLVPNFKAFSYDSVHTGGGRSIINATSERHGASWRMLVELGEDVKAQGIYPGGQSGNPGSRFYANMIDKWARGEYLNMSLYSKNEMENNLFKTVLNPR
- a CDS encoding efflux RND transporter permease subunit produces the protein MSDQQPNNKKVSREFGLSSLSVDNKTSVIILALIITFMGLNAYTTMPKESFPEIVIPTVYVGTSYPGNSPVDMENLITRPIEKELKSLKDVKKINSTSIQDYSTIIIEFNPNVDISRALQDVKDAVDKSKSELPTDLDQDPNIFELDFSEMPIMFVNLSGNYSQEELKEFGEYLEDEIEALPEISKADLTGTIDREIRVDADLFKMEAMEVSFGDISDAISAENVTISGGNILSGDFRRALRVTGEFNDPSELNDIIVKNEGNNIVYLKDVATVKDTYKERESYARASKLPVVTVNVVKRGGENLLDASDKIKEIIEEAKANHFPSDLKVSITNDQSKFTRSMVANLENSIISGVILVILVLMFFLGFRNALFVGIAIPLSMFISFMVLNAFGVTLNMMVLFSMILALGMLVDNGIVVVENIYRLMQEGKSPIVAAKEGVGEVAWPIITSTATTVAAFVPLAFWQGIMGEFMKYLPITLIIVLSSSLFVGLVINPVVTAMYMKIQNLDNVKPKRRSFVIAGTLLTIAAICYVLRIYTVANILLLATLITLMNALFMKKAIRWFQVVFLVKLEEGYEKTLSFALSGRKPYAFFFGMFGVLILSLGLLMVRAPQVEFFPSSDPNYINIFIEYPIGTDIEATNSFSKKVEDEVIKMIEPHRDIVEAFIAQVGEGTSDPSEGPSMGVTPHKAMLTVSFVEYQYRNGKNTSEIMQELREAMAKYPGVQITVDKEQNGPPVGKPINIEVSGEDYDQLVGEVENIREFINAANIQGIEELKMDLETGKPELIVNIDRDKARRFGLSTYTIANELRTALFGFEVSKYKEGEDDYPIELRLADKYRYDVDALVNKKIFFMDKFGNRRNIPITSVADVEYSSTYGSVKRKDLDKVITIYSNVDEGYNANEIVERIKTLLSDYELPDGIDLKFTGEQEEQAKSMAFLMNAMIIAVAAIFLIIVAQFNSLMTPFIIMCSVLLSTIGVFLGLSIFNMDFVVIMTGIGIISLAGVVVNNAIVLIDYTNLVRQRRRAELNIDPDDHLPYSEVVGSIVEGGKTRLRPVLLTAITTILGLIPMAIGMNIDFFTLLSSFDPQFYVGGDNADFWGPMAWTVIFGLTFATFLTLVIVPVMYLLADKINIAIRKK